From Penaeus vannamei isolate JL-2024 chromosome 40, ASM4276789v1, whole genome shotgun sequence, the proteins below share one genomic window:
- the LOC113804881 gene encoding general transcription factor 3C polypeptide 3-like isoform X1: MTSRCKQTITTSALHACKGLMDSRHQPKASSTPKAMNSSIKISELSGRDQVEEEDEEQQGNTHQNAYTDLMNMAPLNTAMTELLGRGELPVGAITSAHVGSTEEVLGLPYMESCVTLPELGGTDHVEVEMIEAEPGDNDENEYEDGQQNEYTKLLNMEPMSASMSEFLEHAQLGERSSTASTSAISDEAEVLGLTHSIPTIEADEVGEESYLGMTAIEAAGEETEDDEDTLTEPLDKQSQEELINRLMTDGMSFSEVAALWGEDADADSDVEDTPAMALSKTEEKEDHAAEFEKELNEQQRYQLKRKGGGEKRRRRRLPAALQGLMGEANLRYARQEYDEAIKMCMEVIRQFSHSPEPYQTLGMIYEEKKMANKSLQFLLIAAFLSPDAEEWEKLADLSLHQGDFQQAVFCWGRAIKANPQNLDYHWARCDLLERLGEKLKALKGYSHMLKYLRTDQGKDGLKLAKEIAKIHYENKDVHLARDAMETAFRKYPSYVTPEDVNLMLEVLMHQQEYTKCIEILINHAGVQLLNKNVGEEEFHSRSLEEQLSQATECYVPADLLIDLHTKLTVSLIHVKAFEISAPLVEQLMNESVEEFGDLYLDIAEAYMDVDFHEAALQLLRPLINSDHYNVAAVWLQYGESLAAVDQMEEAAEAYNKVVRLAPQHAEARLTLSSILQSLGRLDEALLILNQESDFEPLDSQLLFQRCKILLDQNLVDEFINAAKLLFRRHFIHIRNRDEAEAMISNKKLSNKYEAIRELRRSKNESLEDNGPAYTGPDVSIEDQWELFTSVCNILHEKKRFEELERMTFTALGSKEFMKDKERAREVEFMCLLACIYNESSYFAYNIMRELVIKNPENERCWNLLNLIISKADDFRHNRFLLRLTHKHPDLVALGLLNGHNCLVAGTYKYSLAEYTGAFKQDPSNPLIPLMLGLTFTHMACQKFSGKKHSLVVQACAFLNTYVEMRGECQESMYNLGRAMHQLNLLPQAIHYYKQALNCQPVESLEGGPMLDLSREIAFNLALIYQNSGSPDLARMYMYKYIQI; this comes from the exons ATGACGTcacgatgtaaacaaaccatcACAACATCGGCGTTACACGCGTGTAAAGGGCTCATGGATTCACG GCATCAACCAAAAGCTTCATCCACCCCCAAAGCT ATGAATTCAAGTATCAAAATATCAGAGCTAAGTGGAAGAGAtcaagtggaggaagaagacgaagagcagCAGGGGAACACGCACCAAAATGCATATACAGATCTTATGAAT ATGGCTCCCCTAAATACTGCTATGACTGAGCTCCTAGGACGAGGGGAGCTTCCAGTAGGGGCAATTACGTCGGCACATGTGGGATCCACGGAAGAAGTTTTAGGGCTTCCCTAT ATGGAGTCATGTGTCACACTGCCAGAATTAGGAGGGACAGACCATGTTGAGGTGGAGATGATTGAGGCAGAACCTGGTGACAATGACGAAAATGAATATGAAGACGGGCAGCAAAATGAATACACAAAGCTGTTGAAT ATGGAGCCAATGAGTGCTTCTATGTCTGAGTTTCTGGAGCATGCTCAGCTAGGCGAAAGATCCTCAACAGCTTCGACATCAGCTATTTCTGATGAAGCGGAAGTATTAGGGCTGACACAT TCCATTCCAACAATAGAAGCTGATGAAGTTGGGGAAGAGAGTTATTTAGGCATGACTGCCATTGAAGCAGCAGGCGAGGAAacggaagatgatgaagatacaCTGACGGAACCCCTTGACAAACAGAGCCAAGAAGAACTTATAAATCGCCTCATGACAGATGGAATGTCCTTTTCCGAG GTTGCAGCTCTGTGGGGTGAGGATGCTGATGCTGATAGCGATGTGGAAGATACACCAGCAATGGCACTGAgtaagacggaggagaaggaggatcatGCAGCGGAATTCGAGAAGGAATTAAATGAACAGCAAAG ATATCAGTTGAAACGCAAAGGCGGTggagagaagaggcgaagaagGCGTCTGCCAGCTGCCCTCCAGGGTCTGATGGGAGAAGCCAACTTGCGTTATGCTCGGCAGGAGTATGATGAAGCCATAAAAATGTGCATGGAGGTCATTCGCCAGTTTTCTCATTCTCCAGAGCCATACCAA ACACTAGGCATGATctatgaggagaagaagatggcaAACAAGAGTCTGCAGTTCCTTCTAATTGCCGCTTTCCTTAGCCCGGATGCTGAGGAGTGGGAGAAATTGGCTGATTTATCACTGCACCAG GGTGACTTCCAGCAAGCAGTTTTCTGTTGGGGCCGAGCCATAAAAGCAAACCCCCAGAACCTTGACTACCATTGGGCTCGCTGCGACCTCTTGGAGCGCCTGGGAGAAAAACTGAAAGCACTAAAGGGCTATTCCCACATGCTGAAGTACTTGAGAACTGACCAGGGCAAG GATGGATTAAAGCTAGCAAAAGAGATTGCAAAGATACACTATGAAAACAAAGATGTCCACTTAGCCCGAGATGCTATGGAAACTGCCTTTAGGAAATACCCATCCTATGTTACCCCAGAGGATGTGAACTTAATGCTTGAAGTATTAATGCACCAACAGGAGTATACAAAGTGTATAGAGATTCTTATTAATCATGCTGGGGTTCAGCTTTTGAATAAG AATGTTGGTGAAGAGGAATTCCACAGTCGCAGTTTAGAGGAACAGTTATCACAGGCAACTGAATGTTATGTTCCTGCAGACTTATTGATTGATCTTCACACAAAGTTGACTGTGTCCCTGATTCATGTGAAAGCATTTGAAATCAGTGCACCACTGGTTGAGCAGTTGATGAA TGAATCGGTGGAGGAATTCGGTGACCTGTACTTAGATATAGCTGAAGCCTACATGGATGTTGATTTCCATGAAGCTGCCCTTCAGTTGTTGCGTCCACTCATCAACTCAGATCACTATAATGTTGCTGCTGTTTGGCTCCAGTATGGGGAGAGTTTGGCAGCTGTCGACCAGATGGAAGAAGCTGCTGAGGCATACAATAAG GTGGTGAGACTGGCACCGCAGCATGCTGAAGCCCGTCTGACTCTCTCATCCATCCTGCAGTCGCTTGGCCGCCTGGATGAAGCTCTCCTCATTCTGAACCAAGAGAGTGACTTTGAGCCTTTAGACTCACAGCTCCTCTTCCAGCGATGCAAGATCCTGCTGGATCAGAACCTTGTTGATGAATTTATTAATGCTGCTAAGTTGCTGTTCAGGAGGCATTTTATTCACATTAG AAATCGAGATGAGGCTGAAGCCATGATCAGCAACAAGAAGCTGAGCAACAAATATGAAGCCATCCGAGAACTCCGGCGTTCCAAAAATGAGAGTCTGGAAGACAATGGACCAGCTTACACAGGGCCAGATGTGTCTATAGAAGATCAGTGGGAACTCTTTACCAGTGTGTGTAATATCCTTCATGAAAAGAAGAG GTTTGAAGAACTAGAAAGAATGACTTTCACAGCCCTTGGGTCTAAAGAATTCATGAAGGACAAGGAACGTGCAAGAGAGGTCGAGTTCATGTGTCTCTTAGCCTGTATCTACAATGAAAGCTCCTACTTTGCCTACAACATTATGAGGGAGCTTGTGATCAAGAATCCTGAGAATGAGAGATGCTGGAACCTACTCAACCTCATCATCTCCAAAGCGGACGACTTTCGCCACAACCGTTTCCTGCTACGCCTGACCCATAAACACCCAGACCTAGTAGCCCTCGGATTGCTTAACGGCCACAACTGTTTGGTGGCTGGTACCTACAAATATTCCCTAGCAGAGTACACGGGTGCCTTCAAGCAAGACCCAAGCAATCCCCTCATTCCACTCATGCTTGGACTAACCTTCACCCACATGGCCTGCCAGAAATTCAGTGGGAAGAAGCACTCACTGGTTGTGCAGGCCTGTGCATTCTTAAATACGTATGTTGAGATGCGCGGAGAGTGTCAGGAATCGATGTACAACTTGGGACGAGCCATGCACCAGCTGAATCTTCTCCCACAGGCTATCCACTACTACAAACAAGCCCTTAATTGCCAGCCTGTTGAATCATTGGAAGGAGGCCCTATGTTAGACCTCTCAAGGGAAATTGCATTCAATCTTGCATTGATATATCAGAACAGTGGCTCTCCAGATTTGgcaagaatgtatatgtataagtacatacaaaTTTAG
- the LOC113804881 gene encoding general transcription factor 3C polypeptide 3-like isoform X2, producing MNSSIKISELSGRDQVEEEDEEQQGNTHQNAYTDLMNMAPLNTAMTELLGRGELPVGAITSAHVGSTEEVLGLPYMESCVTLPELGGTDHVEVEMIEAEPGDNDENEYEDGQQNEYTKLLNMEPMSASMSEFLEHAQLGERSSTASTSAISDEAEVLGLTHSIPTIEADEVGEESYLGMTAIEAAGEETEDDEDTLTEPLDKQSQEELINRLMTDGMSFSEVAALWGEDADADSDVEDTPAMALSKTEEKEDHAAEFEKELNEQQRYQLKRKGGGEKRRRRRLPAALQGLMGEANLRYARQEYDEAIKMCMEVIRQFSHSPEPYQTLGMIYEEKKMANKSLQFLLIAAFLSPDAEEWEKLADLSLHQGDFQQAVFCWGRAIKANPQNLDYHWARCDLLERLGEKLKALKGYSHMLKYLRTDQGKDGLKLAKEIAKIHYENKDVHLARDAMETAFRKYPSYVTPEDVNLMLEVLMHQQEYTKCIEILINHAGVQLLNKNVGEEEFHSRSLEEQLSQATECYVPADLLIDLHTKLTVSLIHVKAFEISAPLVEQLMNESVEEFGDLYLDIAEAYMDVDFHEAALQLLRPLINSDHYNVAAVWLQYGESLAAVDQMEEAAEAYNKVVRLAPQHAEARLTLSSILQSLGRLDEALLILNQESDFEPLDSQLLFQRCKILLDQNLVDEFINAAKLLFRRHFIHIRNRDEAEAMISNKKLSNKYEAIRELRRSKNESLEDNGPAYTGPDVSIEDQWELFTSVCNILHEKKRFEELERMTFTALGSKEFMKDKERAREVEFMCLLACIYNESSYFAYNIMRELVIKNPENERCWNLLNLIISKADDFRHNRFLLRLTHKHPDLVALGLLNGHNCLVAGTYKYSLAEYTGAFKQDPSNPLIPLMLGLTFTHMACQKFSGKKHSLVVQACAFLNTYVEMRGECQESMYNLGRAMHQLNLLPQAIHYYKQALNCQPVESLEGGPMLDLSREIAFNLALIYQNSGSPDLARMYMYKYIQI from the exons ATGAATTCAAGTATCAAAATATCAGAGCTAAGTGGAAGAGAtcaagtggaggaagaagacgaagagcagCAGGGGAACACGCACCAAAATGCATATACAGATCTTATGAAT ATGGCTCCCCTAAATACTGCTATGACTGAGCTCCTAGGACGAGGGGAGCTTCCAGTAGGGGCAATTACGTCGGCACATGTGGGATCCACGGAAGAAGTTTTAGGGCTTCCCTAT ATGGAGTCATGTGTCACACTGCCAGAATTAGGAGGGACAGACCATGTTGAGGTGGAGATGATTGAGGCAGAACCTGGTGACAATGACGAAAATGAATATGAAGACGGGCAGCAAAATGAATACACAAAGCTGTTGAAT ATGGAGCCAATGAGTGCTTCTATGTCTGAGTTTCTGGAGCATGCTCAGCTAGGCGAAAGATCCTCAACAGCTTCGACATCAGCTATTTCTGATGAAGCGGAAGTATTAGGGCTGACACAT TCCATTCCAACAATAGAAGCTGATGAAGTTGGGGAAGAGAGTTATTTAGGCATGACTGCCATTGAAGCAGCAGGCGAGGAAacggaagatgatgaagatacaCTGACGGAACCCCTTGACAAACAGAGCCAAGAAGAACTTATAAATCGCCTCATGACAGATGGAATGTCCTTTTCCGAG GTTGCAGCTCTGTGGGGTGAGGATGCTGATGCTGATAGCGATGTGGAAGATACACCAGCAATGGCACTGAgtaagacggaggagaaggaggatcatGCAGCGGAATTCGAGAAGGAATTAAATGAACAGCAAAG ATATCAGTTGAAACGCAAAGGCGGTggagagaagaggcgaagaagGCGTCTGCCAGCTGCCCTCCAGGGTCTGATGGGAGAAGCCAACTTGCGTTATGCTCGGCAGGAGTATGATGAAGCCATAAAAATGTGCATGGAGGTCATTCGCCAGTTTTCTCATTCTCCAGAGCCATACCAA ACACTAGGCATGATctatgaggagaagaagatggcaAACAAGAGTCTGCAGTTCCTTCTAATTGCCGCTTTCCTTAGCCCGGATGCTGAGGAGTGGGAGAAATTGGCTGATTTATCACTGCACCAG GGTGACTTCCAGCAAGCAGTTTTCTGTTGGGGCCGAGCCATAAAAGCAAACCCCCAGAACCTTGACTACCATTGGGCTCGCTGCGACCTCTTGGAGCGCCTGGGAGAAAAACTGAAAGCACTAAAGGGCTATTCCCACATGCTGAAGTACTTGAGAACTGACCAGGGCAAG GATGGATTAAAGCTAGCAAAAGAGATTGCAAAGATACACTATGAAAACAAAGATGTCCACTTAGCCCGAGATGCTATGGAAACTGCCTTTAGGAAATACCCATCCTATGTTACCCCAGAGGATGTGAACTTAATGCTTGAAGTATTAATGCACCAACAGGAGTATACAAAGTGTATAGAGATTCTTATTAATCATGCTGGGGTTCAGCTTTTGAATAAG AATGTTGGTGAAGAGGAATTCCACAGTCGCAGTTTAGAGGAACAGTTATCACAGGCAACTGAATGTTATGTTCCTGCAGACTTATTGATTGATCTTCACACAAAGTTGACTGTGTCCCTGATTCATGTGAAAGCATTTGAAATCAGTGCACCACTGGTTGAGCAGTTGATGAA TGAATCGGTGGAGGAATTCGGTGACCTGTACTTAGATATAGCTGAAGCCTACATGGATGTTGATTTCCATGAAGCTGCCCTTCAGTTGTTGCGTCCACTCATCAACTCAGATCACTATAATGTTGCTGCTGTTTGGCTCCAGTATGGGGAGAGTTTGGCAGCTGTCGACCAGATGGAAGAAGCTGCTGAGGCATACAATAAG GTGGTGAGACTGGCACCGCAGCATGCTGAAGCCCGTCTGACTCTCTCATCCATCCTGCAGTCGCTTGGCCGCCTGGATGAAGCTCTCCTCATTCTGAACCAAGAGAGTGACTTTGAGCCTTTAGACTCACAGCTCCTCTTCCAGCGATGCAAGATCCTGCTGGATCAGAACCTTGTTGATGAATTTATTAATGCTGCTAAGTTGCTGTTCAGGAGGCATTTTATTCACATTAG AAATCGAGATGAGGCTGAAGCCATGATCAGCAACAAGAAGCTGAGCAACAAATATGAAGCCATCCGAGAACTCCGGCGTTCCAAAAATGAGAGTCTGGAAGACAATGGACCAGCTTACACAGGGCCAGATGTGTCTATAGAAGATCAGTGGGAACTCTTTACCAGTGTGTGTAATATCCTTCATGAAAAGAAGAG GTTTGAAGAACTAGAAAGAATGACTTTCACAGCCCTTGGGTCTAAAGAATTCATGAAGGACAAGGAACGTGCAAGAGAGGTCGAGTTCATGTGTCTCTTAGCCTGTATCTACAATGAAAGCTCCTACTTTGCCTACAACATTATGAGGGAGCTTGTGATCAAGAATCCTGAGAATGAGAGATGCTGGAACCTACTCAACCTCATCATCTCCAAAGCGGACGACTTTCGCCACAACCGTTTCCTGCTACGCCTGACCCATAAACACCCAGACCTAGTAGCCCTCGGATTGCTTAACGGCCACAACTGTTTGGTGGCTGGTACCTACAAATATTCCCTAGCAGAGTACACGGGTGCCTTCAAGCAAGACCCAAGCAATCCCCTCATTCCACTCATGCTTGGACTAACCTTCACCCACATGGCCTGCCAGAAATTCAGTGGGAAGAAGCACTCACTGGTTGTGCAGGCCTGTGCATTCTTAAATACGTATGTTGAGATGCGCGGAGAGTGTCAGGAATCGATGTACAACTTGGGACGAGCCATGCACCAGCTGAATCTTCTCCCACAGGCTATCCACTACTACAAACAAGCCCTTAATTGCCAGCCTGTTGAATCATTGGAAGGAGGCCCTATGTTAGACCTCTCAAGGGAAATTGCATTCAATCTTGCATTGATATATCAGAACAGTGGCTCTCCAGATTTGgcaagaatgtatatgtataagtacatacaaaTTTAG